The DNA window AATCCGGAACATGCGGCAGCCAGATCATAGCTATAGGCTCTTTTCGCGCCAACTTCATTGGCAATAATATTGGCTGTTGCGGGGAAAATAAAATCTGCGGTTACCGTGGCACAAATGATAAGATCAATATCCATGGGGTCGGTATTGGTCTTTTCCAAAAGCTTTTTTACTGCAGGGGCAGCCATATGTGATGTGCCCTTGTCTTTTCCTTTTAAAATTCGTCTTTCTTTAATTCCGGTTCGGCTGGTAATCCATTCATCATTGGTTTCTACCATGGTGGACAGCTCTTCATTAGTAAGCACATAATCGGGCAAATGTCCCTGCACTCCTGTTATTGCCGCTGTAATTTTGGCCATAATTAATTTTTAAAGTACTCCTGGATTTTGTGAAAAAGACCCGATTCTACCATTTTTTCAGCCATTAATAGGATGTTTTTAAAGGCTTTGGCAGTTGATACACCATGTCCGATTATCACATTTCCATTGATTCCAAGAATAGGGCTTCCGCCAATTTCTTCATAATTGAATTGATCAAAATAGGAATCAAGTTTATTTCTTTTCGATAGTAAATCATAAAAATTTTCTGCCATTTTCAAAATCACATTCCCGACGAAGCCATCACAAACTATAACATCTGCTTTGTCGTTGAAAACATCCCTACCTTCGATATTGCCTATAAAATTTAAATGAGACACTTTAAGATATTGATGTGCAGCCTGGGTATGTAAGGAGCCTTTTTCTTCTTCTTCCCCAAGATTCATAAGGCCAATTTTGGGATTTTCAATTTTTAGCACTTCTCTCGCATAGATATCACCCAGTTGGGCAAATTGCGTGAGCACATCGGGTTTGCACTCGGCATTGGCACCAACATCCAGAATTACACCGTAGTTACCACCTTCTTTTGGTACAAGCCCTGCTATTGCAGGTCTGATAATACCTTCAACTGACTTGACGCTAAACATAGCACCAACATGCATGGCTCCTGTATTACCTGCACTGCAAAATGCATCTGCTTTTCTAGCCTTGAGCATTCCATAGCCTATGTTTATACTGGATTGTGGTTTTGCGCTAAGGGCCTTAACAGGGTGTTCGCCCATGCCAATAACTTCAGGGGCATGCACAACCTGTATTTTGTTTCGATACTTTTCAGGAATCTTAGGTCTGATTACCGCTTCATCTCCAATAAGGAAAATAACGGTTTCGTCCTGAAGAACATCTGCTGCCTCAATGGCACCCGAAATTGCTTCCTGAGGGGCATAATCTCCCCCCATTGCATCAAGTGCAAGCCTCATAATTTATGCTAATACTTCTTTTTCCATTACCACCTGGCCTTTGTAATAAAGTTTTCCTTCATACCAGTGTGCTCTGTGAAACTGATGAAGTTGGCCGGTAGTGGGACAAGTTGCCAATGTCTTAGCCTCAAGATTTTTATGTGTTCTTCTCTTGTCTCTCCTTGTTTTGGAAATTTTCCTTTTAGGAT is part of the Hyphobacterium sp. CCMP332 genome and encodes:
- the rpmF gene encoding 50S ribosomal protein L32: MAHPKRKISKTRRDKRRTHKNLEAKTLATCPTTGQLHQFHRAHWYEGKLYYKGQVVMEKEVLA
- the plsX gene encoding phosphate acyltransferase PlsX, with protein sequence MRLALDAMGGDYAPQEAISGAIEAADVLQDETVIFLIGDEAVIRPKIPEKYRNKIQVVHAPEVIGMGEHPVKALSAKPQSSINIGYGMLKARKADAFCSAGNTGAMHVGAMFSVKSVEGIIRPAIAGLVPKEGGNYGVILDVGANAECKPDVLTQFAQLGDIYAREVLKIENPKIGLMNLGEEEEKGSLHTQAAHQYLKVSHLNFIGNIEGRDVFNDKADVIVCDGFVGNVILKMAENFYDLLSKRNKLDSYFDQFNYEEIGGSPILGINGNVIIGHGVSTAKAFKNILLMAEKMVESGLFHKIQEYFKN